In a genomic window of Quercus lobata isolate SW786 chromosome 4, ValleyOak3.0 Primary Assembly, whole genome shotgun sequence:
- the LOC115985535 gene encoding L10-interacting MYB domain-containing protein-like — MAIQLGNRNRGAAFSIEGWTNLVTKFYDETGQNYDRDQLKSRWDVLKGDWRVWEQLRNLDTGLGWDAVKGTICATDDWWDRKLKELPKAKKFQEKGLQNLEQLDIMFRDVAATGVAAWTPSSNTLPPTMPQEGAGDSDGSSEFKDNQCDMSLDIDSLQQGHTSQSRSSGQKRTSESIPSQKKKKKIGGAAMLDNLISQLITVCQNKSEGTSRELPSSIDNVMTTMRALPGVDSKFVVQASFILLKRSCREMFLTFKELESQLEWLQGMICLNQKK, encoded by the exons atgGCT ATTCAACTCGGGAATAGAAATAGAGGTGCTGCCTTTAGTATCGAAGGTTGGACCAATCTAGTGACCAAATTTTATGATGAGACCGGTCAAAATTATGATAGGGACCAATTAAAAAGTAGGTGGGATGTATTAAAAGGTGATTGGAGAGTGTGGGAACAATTGAGGAATCTTGACACAGGTTTAGGTTGGGATGCGGTGAAGGGAACGATTTGTGCTACTGATGATTGGTGGGACCGAAAGTTGAAG GAATTACccaaagctaaaaaatttcaagagaaaGGTCTACAGAATCTAGAACAACTTGATATAATGTTTAGGGATGTTGCAGCAACTGGAGTAGCTGCATGGACCCCTTCTTCAAATACACTCCCTCCAACAATGCCACAAGAGGGTGCTGGTGATTCAGATGGTAGCTCCGAATTTAAGGATAATCAATGTGACATGAGTTTAGACATTGATAGTTTGCAGCAAGGACATACTAGTCAATCACGTAGTTCAGGACAAAAGCGAACTAGTGAATCAATACCCtcacagaagaaaaagaagaagataggagGAGCTGCAATGTTGGACAATCTTATTAGTCAATTAATAACTGTATGTCAGAATAAGTCTGAAGGTACTTCTCGAGAGTTACCAAGTTCAATTGATAATGTCATGACAACTATGAGAGCACTTCCTGGAGTGGATAGTAAGTTCGTGGTTCAAGCTTCCTTTATCTTACTAAAAAGGTCATGTAGGGAGATGTTCCTAACTTTCAAGGAGCTAGAGTCACAGCTGGAGTGGCTACAAGGAATGATTTGTTTGAACCAAAAGAAGTGA